The DNA sequence AACCGCCTTGTTGCGCGCGAGGTCCACGGTGAACGTGCCGATCTCGCCGTCAACTCCCACTCCTTTCAGGAACGCATACGCCATCACGAGCTGCCCCGCCCAGCCGGGATGCACGCCGTCCTTGCCGGCAATCGCGTAGTCCGCGCCGTATTTTTTCCGTGCTTCAAAGCCCGCCGTCAACATCGGCCAGAACACGTCCGCGAATCCGGTCTTTTCCTCCCCGGCAATCTCGATGTCGATGTTGCGCAGGTTGCACAGGCTCAGGTTCAGGTCTTCCACCGTGCCGCTGGCGTTTTTGACCCACCCGGGCATTTTGCCCACGCATCCGGGCGAGCCCTGGACGACCCGGACGCCGTGGGCCTTGAACGATTCGATGATCGCCGTTGATTTCTCGCGATACGTCTGGCCGATGCGATCCTCGTAAGGACGATACTCGTGGTCGTTCATTCCGTAGCAGGTCGTGGCGATGGTCGGTTTGAACCGCAGACAGTCGTTCGTCATGCGGGCGAGGAATCCCGGGGCGCGCTCCCCGCTCCAGCCGTACTGCCGCACCGTGATCTCCAGCTCCGGCACGCAAACCGTCAGGTAGGTCTCCATGATGCGCGAATACATCTTCTGTTCCGTGATCGAATCACCGCAGATGGCCAGACGGTCGCCTTTCTTCAGCAGCAAACCGCCCGGACGCGGCGCCCTGACCGGACTGAATTTCGCAAAAGACAGGTCGTCGGGTTTTGGCTCCAGCTGCGTGGCGGCGAAGGCAGAAACCGCAATTGGAACCAGCAAAAAGAAAAAAGGGAATCGCTTCATAGATCTGATGGCGAGAGTCTTCGGCTTTCAGCGTTGACCGTCAAGAACGGAGGTCGCGTCCGGATGTCGCGGGCCGGCTGCCTCCAGCGGTCGCCGGGAGGTCAAATGAAGGTCCCGTCACTGAGGGGTGGGCATCGAAACGCACAGTTGCAATCCGGCGACGAATTACTATTCTACCTCGCCAGAAGCCCGAACTGCCCAAGCAAAACTATGAAACACTTTGCCACAACCCGTGTTGAGCGACCCTCCGCGAACAGAGGTTTTACGCTCATCGAACTTCTCGTCGTGATCGCCATCATCGCCATCCTGGCGGCGTTGCTGCTGCCAGCCCTGGCCAAGGCCAAGACCAAGGCACAAGGCATCATGTGCCTGAGCAATAACAAGCAACTGCTACTCGCGTGGCATTTGTATGCCGGCGACTACAATGATGCCTGCGCAAATAATTTCACGATTCCGGACACCGAATCGGCTATCACGACCAAGAAGTTTAACAACTGGGTGAATAACGTGATGACGTGGTCCACTGCTGGCATTGATGCGCAAAGCACGACGAATGTTGAATGGGTTAAGAATGGCATACTCTCCCGTTACACGGCGGCGGCGCTGGGTGTTTACAAGTGCCCGGCGGATGTTTACGTGAGTCCCGCCCAACGCAAGGCGGGCTTCCCCAGCCGTCTGCGAAGCAACTCCATGAACGCGCTTTTTGGACGCTCGGATAATCTCCCGACGTCTGCGAGTGGTCGGGCTTGGTTTGACTCCAATTATCGTCAGTTTCTGCTCACGTCCCAAGTTCCGCAACCGTCATTCACATGGCTCACGGTTGATGAACACCCGGATTCGATCAATGATGCGTTTTTTATTGTGGGAATTAATAATACGATGTGGGGCGATCTTCCCGCTTCTTATCATAACGCGGCATGTGGGTTCTCTTTTGCGGATGGACATGCCGAGATACATAAATGGTTGAGTGGTACGTCCGTGTATCCTGTGAAGTACAGTTTTTCGGTAAGGCCGTTCGATGCCGCCGGAAGGGTGGATTTCCAGTGGTACAAGGACCGGACTGGATACACTCTGTTTCGTTGATCGGGCGCGCCGCCGTTCATTGTGGGTTTGAAGTTTCCGCGGGCACCCGAATGAGGTGGTAGCGATTCAACGTCGGTTCGCGAAGCGTGACAACCCGGCCATTCGGCCACCGCACTTCGACCCTATTCACCCTTTCGGCCTTTCCCAGACCGAAGTGCACTGCATTGGCATGTTGTGAACGGTGGGAATCGCCGGTCACAATTTCCCGGACTGCGCTCCGCCCGTCATAGCGCAGCGTCACGCGGGCGCCGACCGGTGATGGTTTTCCGCTTTCTTCCCGAAAACGGAAGCCGATCCAGTTGCCACGGTCATCAAGCGTGTTCTGGTAGATTCGCAACGTCTGCCTTGCTTCCGGCCAGGCCTCGAACGTGGTGACAAGCAGGTCCACGCGGCCGTCGCCATCGAGATCGTCAGCGACGACGTTGCGCGAGGGTTCTTCCATCGCGACCCCCGTCAGGTGCCCGATCTCTACAAAAGACGCGCCGCGCTCATTCCAATAGAGCCGGTTTTTTTCGTATCCGCCGTAAGATTGTCCTTGCCCGCGGGTGTTCCCGATTTGCTTTCCGAAGTACGCGTACTTAACGACGCTTTCCCGTGAATCGCCGACGTAAATGTCGTGCGTCCAGAACTCCGGGTCATAATCTCGCACTGACTTCCCGCTCTCGTGTCCATTTGCAATGTACACATCCGCATAACCGTCATCATCGAAATCAAATGCGCCGCATCCCCAGGACCAGCCGGAGCGCGCGATCGAGTCATTGAATGGCGCCGGGTCATATCCGCCGTTCGGTCGCGCCAGGTAAAGGCGGTTGCCGTACGTCATTCGCGCACGCTCCTCGTCGTCCTTTTCAAAACCCGGGCGGCTCAACCCAAGGTGTACCAGCCGGTCTGCAGCGGGTGAATTCATTCCGATCATCAACAGATCGAGGCGGCCGTCGCCGTTGAAATCCGCCAGCGCATGCGCCATCCCGAACGCATGTGGCTCGGCAACCCACTCGCC is a window from the Candidatus Angelobacter sp. genome containing:
- a CDS encoding SGNH/GDSL hydrolase family protein, with amino-acid sequence MKRFPFFFLLVPIAVSAFAATQLEPKPDDLSFAKFSPVRAPRPGGLLLKKGDRLAICGDSITEQKMYSRIMETYLTVCVPELEITVRQYGWSGERAPGFLARMTNDCLRFKPTIATTCYGMNDHEYRPYEDRIGQTYREKSTAIIESFKAHGVRVVQGSPGCVGKMPGWVKNASGTVEDLNLSLCNLRNIDIEIAGEEKTGFADVFWPMLTAGFEARKKYGADYAIAGKDGVHPGWAGQLVMAYAFLKGVGVDGEIGTFTVDLARNKAVVSKGHELVSFKDGELQIKSHRYPFCATGALDNDGSIRSGMTLVPFNPELNRLMLVVKNATVKNYKVTWGAETKTYSAEQLGKGVNLADDFATNPFSEAFDRVDNAVAAKQAYETRQIKDLFHGPEGGADIEKTVALTEEVRAPLARTIHESFTPVTHTIKITAE
- a CDS encoding prepilin-type N-terminal cleavage/methylation domain-containing protein — protein: MKHFATTRVERPSANRGFTLIELLVVIAIIAILAALLLPALAKAKTKAQGIMCLSNNKQLLLAWHLYAGDYNDACANNFTIPDTESAITTKKFNNWVNNVMTWSTAGIDAQSTTNVEWVKNGILSRYTAAALGVYKCPADVYVSPAQRKAGFPSRLRSNSMNALFGRSDNLPTSASGRAWFDSNYRQFLLTSQVPQPSFTWLTVDEHPDSINDAFFIVGINNTMWGDLPASYHNAACGFSFADGHAEIHKWLSGTSVYPVKYSFSVRPFDAAGRVDFQWYKDRTGYTLFR